A window of the Lactuca sativa cultivar Salinas chromosome 5, Lsat_Salinas_v11, whole genome shotgun sequence genome harbors these coding sequences:
- the LOC111910406 gene encoding alpha-aminoadipic semialdehyde synthase, whose amino-acid sequence MHGNGVIGILSESTNKWERRVPLTPSHCARLLHSGKGKVEVTRIIVQPSTKRIHHDALYEDVGCEISEDLSDCGLILGIKQPKLEMILPDRAYAFFSHTHKAQKENMPLLDKILDERASLFDYELIVGDKGKRLLAFGKFAGRAGLIDFLSGLGRRYLSLGYSTPFLSLGSSYMYPSLAAAKAAVVSVGEEIATTGLPSSISPLVFIFTGSGNVSLGAQEIFKLLPHTFVDSSKLPRLFDKGVDLCQPKRAFQVYGCIVTSEDMVEHNDPNEVFDKVDYYAHPERYRPVFHEKVAPYASVIVNCMYWEKRYPRLLTTKQLQDLTHKGCPLVGICDITCDIGGSIEFINKSTSIDSPLFRYDPSGDSYHDDVEGDGVICLAVDILPTEFAKEASQHFGDVLSNFIGSLASSKDLEDLPVHLKRACIAHKGALTHLYEYIPRMRNSQEVSEDVANFGSFKNRYTMLVSLSGHLFDKFLINEALDIIEAAGGSFHLVKCQVGQCTDSTSYSELEVGADDSVVLDKIVDTLTSIAKPKEGHGIPNGKTNMFALKVGEVKDSFVKLGYGSKKNTVLVLGAGRVCQPAVELLASIGSDSSPEWLKSCRIGEFGEQNSIQVIVASLFLKDAEEITEGIPYAIACQLDVMDHDSLYKYIMQVDLVISLLPPSFHSTIANVCIELKKHLVTASYINDSIYKLHEAAKDCGITILGEMGLDPGIDHMMAMKMINEAHAQGGKIRSFVSNCGGIPSPAAANNPLAYKFSWNPAGAIRAGRNPATYRKDGGIVHVDGDDLYDSAIKFRMHDFPAFALEVLPNRNSLTYGDLYGIQNEASTIFRGTLRYEGFGEIMGTLAKIGFFESDVSLILTNKDKDRPTYRTFLFELLKIESRSFDESVKPDKLITERIIELGFCKENGTAIKTAKAIMFLGFYEQTEVPSSCESAFDVTCLRMEERLAYNTTEQDMVLLYHQVVVEFPNGRPTEKHEATLLEFGRTQNGKTISGMALTVGIPVAIGALLLLAGKITSTGVLRPIDTEVYEPALEMLHAYGFNIMEKID is encoded by the exons ATGCATGGCAATGGAGTTATCGGGATCCTTTCAGAGTCTACAAACAAGTGGGAAAGAAGGGTTCCTTTAACGCCATCACACTGTGCTAGACTTCTGCACAGTGGGAAGGGTAAAGTGGAAGTGACACGCATTATTGTACAGCCATCAACAAAGCGGATACATCATGATGCTCTGTATGAGGATGTTGGCTGTGAGATTTCTGAGGATTTATCCGACTGTGGTCTCATATTGGGTATCAAGCAACCAAAG TTGGAGATGATTCTCCCTGACAGAGCATATGCATTTTTCTCCCATACTCACAAAGCACAAAAAGAGAATATGCCTTTGCTAGATAAA atcttggatgagagggcATCTTTGTTTGATTATGAGCTCATAGTTGGAGATAAAGGGAAGAGATTACTTGCATTTGGCAAGTTTGCTGGTAGAGCTGGACTTATTGACTTTTTAAGTGGATTGGGAAGAA GGTATCTAAGTCTTGGATATTCAACACCATTCCTGTCACTAGGTTCATCTTATATGTATCCATCATTGGCTGCTGCAAAAGCTGCAGTTGTTTCTGTGGGTGAAGAGATAGCTACTACCGGATTGCCTTCAAGCATTTCTCCTTTAGTTTTTATTTTCACTGGTTCTGGAAATG TTTCTCTTGGAGCTCAAGAAATATTCAAGCTTCTTCCTCATACATTTGTGGATTCAAGTAAACTTCCAAGACTATTTGACAAG GGCGTGGATCTTTGTCAACCTAAACGGGCTTTCCAAGTGTATGGCTGTATTGTGACTAGTGAAGACATGGTTGAACACAATGATCCCAATGAAGTTTTTGATAAA GTTGATTACTATGCACATCCTGAGCGCTACAGACCAGTTTTTCATGAGAAGGTTGCTCCATATGCATCTGTTATAG TTAATTGCATGTATTGGGAGAAAAGATACCCTCGCTTATTGACTACCAAGCAACTACAAGATTTAACACATAAAGGCTGTCCACTTGTTGGGATTTGTGATATAACTTGTGATATAGGAGGATCCATAGAATTTATAAACAAATCCACATCAATTGATTCACCTCTTTTCAG ATATGATCCATCTGGGGACTCGTATCATGATGACGTGGAGGGCGATGGCGTAATTTGTTTAGCTGTTGACATTCTCCCTACTGAGTTTGCCAAAGAG GCTTCACAACATTTTGGTGATGTACTTTCCAATTTTATTGGGAGTTTAGCTTCTTCAAAAGATCTAGAAGATCTACCTGTTCACTTAAAGAGAGCTTGTATAGCACATAAAGGAGCTCTCACTCACTTATACGAATATATTCCCCGAATGAGGAACTCACA AGAAGTGTCTGAGGATGTTGCCAACTTTGGATCTTTTAAGAATAGATACACTATGCTG GTTTCTCTTAGTGGTCATCTGTTTGACAAGTTTCTGATTAATGAAGCCTTGGATATAATTGAAGCTGCTGGTGGCTCTTTTCACCTGGTCAAATGTCAAGTTGGTCAATGCACAGACTCTACATCTTACTCAGAACTCGAA GTTGGTGCAGATGATAGTGTTGTTCTTGATAAAATAGTTGATACTTTGACTTCTATAGCAAAACCTAAAGAAGGTCATGGAATTCCCAATGGAAAAACAAACATGTTTGCACTGAAAGTTGGTGAAGTGAAGGATAGTTTTGTCAAATTAGGATATGGTTCAAAAAAGAACACGGTTCTTGTGTTAGGTGCAGGGCGTGTTTGTCAACCTGCTGTTGAACTTTTGGCATCAATTGGAAGTGATTCGTCTCCAGAATGGTTAAAATCATGTAGAATAGGTGAATTTGGAGAGCAGAATAGTATTCAAGTTATTGTTGCATCACTTTTTCTTAAGGATGCAGAGGAG ATAACTGAAGGTATACCCTATGCAATTGCATGCCAGCTGGATGTGATGGATCATGATAGTCTCTATAAGTACATCATGCAGGTTGATCTTGTTATCAGTCTATTGCCTCCAAGTTTTCATTCCACCATAGCTAATGTCTGCATTGAG CTTAAAAAACATCTTGTGACTGCTAGCTACATTAATGATTCAATTTACAAGCTACATGAAGCAGCCAAAGATTGTGGCATTACAATTCTTGGTGAAATGGGGTTGGATCCTGGAATAG ATCATATGATGGCAATGAAGATGATCAACGAAGCACATGCCCAAGGAGGGAAAATCAGGTCTTTTGTTTCCAATTGTGGAGGTATTCCATCCCCTGCTGCAGCAAATAATCCATTAGCTTACAAGTTCAG CTGGAATCCAGCTGGAGCTATACGAGCTGGACGCAATCCTGCCACCTACAGAAAAGATGGAGGAATTGTACATGTTGATG GAGATGATCTATATGATTCAGCTATAAAATTTCGGATGCATGATTTTCCAGCTTTTGCACTTGAGGTCCTACCTAATCGCAACTCCTTAACTTATGGAGATTTATATGGGATACAAAATGAAGCATCGACCATTTTTCGTGGCACTCTTCGTTATGAAG GGTTTGGTGAAATAATGGGTACACTGGCAAAAATTGGTTTCTTTGAAAGTGATGTTAGTTTGATTCTTACAAATAAAGATAAAGATAGACCTACGTATAGAACATTTCTATTTGAACTGTTGAAGATTGAAAGCAGGAGTTTTGATGAATCTGTGAAGCCAGATAAGCTTATTACAGAAAGGATAATAGAACTTGGATTCTGCAAAGAGAATGGAACAGCAATCAAGACAGCTAAAGCAATTAT GTTTTTGGGATTTTATGAGCAAACAGAGGTACCTTCATCTTGTGAAAGTGCATTTGATGTGACATGCCTTCGGATGGAAGAAAGATTAGCCTATAACACCACAGAACAG GACATGGTTCTTTTGTATCATCAAGTAGTGGTGGAATTCCCAAATGGTCGGCCTACAGAAAAACATGAGGCAACCTTATTGGAATTTGGGAGGACTCAGAATGGGAAAACAATAAGTGGCATGGCCTTAACAGTTGGGATTCCTGTAGCAATTGGTGCTTTG CTTTTACTTGCGGGAAAAATTACAAGTACGGGTGTCTTAAGACCTATTGATACGGAAGTTTATGAGCCAG CACTCGAAATGTTGCATGCTTATGGATTCAATATAATGGAGAAAATTGATTAA